The proteins below are encoded in one region of Papilio machaon chromosome 27, ilPapMach1.1, whole genome shotgun sequence:
- the LOC106707967 gene encoding uncharacterized protein LOC106707967, with amino-acid sequence MTLVIAVQILWTLIISCNGVNAEMTGLLSRLYRNAAQNNRPLVLVIDRSSQQNLKYPLEANDLLQSSDEKEGGIPAIFLIKNFRSEPQKPKVTGQEYKNKLYKGQYQTKSNLQKYKGNRGKLRVYGSTPSPVLKSLLRFKNEVNCEANNECQQECEENYSGAKLANCENNCDEDFECEPEEEPDDCDPESNDCDENQNPSTRGELLATARPSCTRC; translated from the exons ATGACTTTGGTGATAGCAGTTCAAATTCTATGGACCCTCATAATAAGT TGCAATGGAGTGAACGCAGAAATGACCGGTCTATTAAGCCGTCTCTACAGAAATGCCGCTCAGAATAACAGACCCCTAGTCCTTGTTATTGATAGAAGTAGCCAGCAAAACCTTAAGTATCCTCTGGAAGCCAACGATTTGTTACAATCGAGCGATGAAAAAGAAGGTGGTATACCCGCTATCTTCTTAATCAAGAATTTT cgatcGGAGCCCCAAAAACCAAAAGTAACCGGTCAAGAATACaagaataaattgtataaaggACAATACCAAACCAAGAGCAACTTGCAAAAGTACAAAGGGAACAGAGGCAAGTTAAGAGTGTACGGGTCTACCCCCTCACCAGTTCTCAAATCACTGCTTCGGTTTAAAAACGAAGTTAATTGCGAAGCAAATAATGAATGCCAGCAAGAATGCGAAGAGAATTATTCCGGTGCAAAGCTCGCTAATTGTGAGAATAATTGTGATGAAGATTTTGAATGCGAACCCGAAGAAGAACCTGATGATTGTGATCCAGAGAGTAACGATTGTGATGAAAATCAGAATCCAAGTACCAGAGGTGAACTTCTAGCTACCGCAAGACCTTCATGCACTAGATGTTGA
- the LOC106708016 gene encoding uncharacterized protein LOC106708016 — MRKNHFIIFGLLLTVAYLTPVRSESDQEDNVENVEEKSDVNPLESKKGDELLEDKNDEAIHAVTESRVERSSEGASDHSIATAEVKTAKENQHVEIDIDENSRRSSSDNTNRKSSGFKIDSEKSDLNLNRDDDVASERSLTNNEDEFEEYSIDDMEKTGKDDELSEKNDAEIEEIEGRSVDEKLPIDSSRSVSLEAQDAILDHKARTAQKFDDVEPSVDSSIEANDNIKVLGSRRSFSGDPSPDSLVNLGRTGDIFNENFFPNNQNPLQFQKITSSETIMPKGFFSPPPIPIKFNNFGTPNNPQKPYDPFTSSESKPLDEFNFNPFSNSYPYAYNLKPIATTTPKPIEISSFRKNPSEFFPKFPPPPSINSSPKVNILGDNFQPFYPVTVRPLETRLLFPSFGVQRINRFPNVPYFYRPKCSTCA; from the exons ATGCGCAAAAatcatttcattatatttggaTTACTGTTGACAGTTGCTTATTTAACACCAGTACGATct GAATCTGATCAAGAAGATAATGTAGAAAATGTAGAAGAGAAATCTGACGTTAACCCTTTAGAGTCTAAGAAAGGTGATGAATTACTCGAAGATAAAAATGATGAAGCTATTCATGCAGTCACAGAATCACGTGTAGAGCGTTCTTCAGAAGGTGCATCAGATCATAGTATTGCAACAGCTGAAGTAAAAACTGCAAAAGAAAATCAACATGTTGAAATTGACATAGATGAAAACTCACGCAGATCGTCATCCGATAACACAAACAGAAAATCATCTGGTTTTAAAATCGACAGTGAGAAgtcagatttaaatttaaatagagatGATGATGTTGCTAGTGAAAGATCTTTAACTAACAATGAAGATGAATTTGAAGAATATTCAATTGATGATATGGAAAAAACTGGAAAAGATGACGAGCTATCAGAAAAAAATGATGCAGAAATCGAAGAGATAGAGGGGAGGAGTGTAGATGAAAAACTACCAATAGATTCCAGTCGTTCCGTTTCACTTGAAGCTCAAGATGCAATATTGGATCACAAAGCGAGAACGGCGCAAAAATTTGATGATGTTGAACCTTCAGTAGATTCCAGCATTGAAGCAAACGACAACATAAAAGTTTTGG gtagTCGTAGAAGCTTTTCCGGCGACCCAAGCCCCGATAGTCTTGTTAATTTAGGTCGAACTggagatatttttaatgaaaatttcttTCCTAATAATCAAAATCctttacaatttcaaaaaataacttcatcGGAGACGATTATGCCAAAAGGATTTTTCAGCCCTCCGCCTATACCTATAAAATTCAACAATTTCGGCACTCCGAATAACCCGCAAAAACCTTATGACCCGTTTACATCATCCGAATCCAAACCGTtagatgaatttaattttaatccattTTCCAATTCATATCCATACgcgtataatttaaaaccaatAGCTACAACCACTCCAAAACCTATTGAAATCAGCAGTTTTCGTAAAAATCCTTCTGAATTTTTCCCTAAATTTCCTCCGCCACCTAGCATCAACAGTAGCCCTAAAGTTAATATTCTTGGAGACAATTTTCAACCGTTTTACCCTGTCACTGTAAGACCTTTGGaaacaagattattatttCCTAGTTTTGGTGTACAGAGAATAAATCGATTTCCTAATGTACCCTACTTTTATCGTCCAAAATGTTCTACTTGTGCCTAA
- the LOC106707969 gene encoding proton-coupled amino acid transporter-like protein CG1139, with protein MSMGSSRFTIPARPTPEPGREFKLVARTQAEEDAYDIRANRQMPKPSGLIGSIAHLVKGALGGGILSGHVAWMTAGLWVAVPVSLVCGIYMFYCLYILVKSAQILYKRTRVPVMTYPDVGEAACACHSNPSVSKYSKTFRYMIDAMICIDLFGACATYQIIIAKSLKQLVENSQTTSMEGLNGLPGLRVYLAGLVPFVILICLIRHLKWLAPLSIVANMVVLFCIIVAVYYAFDNNPTLTGMVPYTSFYNFFEFIGMAVFSMSCAAVIIPIENNMKDPSKYHIALSIGMSLIITCVFCVSFFGYAGYLDKCESPITVNFPLNTLGKALKACIMVMIYVTHALNYWVPFSTVFYYMKRKLDPNKHVMWEFVFRAVFVALIGLVAIIFPTITALMGFLGAFCLSNLAFIYPNVIYLLVHWERPGLGPFRWRLWVSCIMILVGVFFCICGSFVSGVQLISIALNPGKRSDI; from the exons atgtctatgggcagcagtcgcTTCACTATTCCG GCGAGACCAACACCAGAACCTGGACGCGAATTCAAATTGGTTGCGAGAACGCAAGCAGAAGAAGATGCCTACGATATTAGAGCGAACAGACAAATGCCTAAGCCATCGGG GTTGATTGGATCAATAGCCCATTTAGTGAAGGGTGCATTGGGTGGGGGTATTCTGAGTGGGCATGTGGCGTGGATGACTGCAGGACTGTGGGTGGCCGTGCCCGTTTCACTGGTCTGCGGAATCTATATGTTCTACTGCCTCTAT ATATTAGTGAAGTCGGCACAGATATTGTATAAAAGGACTAGAGTTCCGGTTATGACATACCCGGACGTCGGAGAAGCTGCTTGTGCATGCCACTCAAATCCATCGGTCAGCAAATATTCCAAGACGTTTAG GTACATGATAGACGCCATGATATGCATTGATTTATTTGGAGCTTGTGCCACTTATCAGATTATTATAGcaaaatcattaaaacaatTGGTGGAAAATTCACAAACAACATCAATGGAAGGCTTAAATG gaCTGCCTGGATTGCGAGTCTACTTGGCTGGTTTGGTGCCATTTGTGATACTTATTTGCTTAATCAGACATCTGAAGTGGCTTGCGCCATTATCAATCGTCGCTAACATGGTTGTAT TGTTTTGTATTATAGTCGCAGTATACTATGCTTTCGATAATAACCCAACATTAACGGGCATGGTTCCTTATACAtcgttttataacttttttgaaTTCATCGGTATGGCTGTGTTCAGTATGTCTTGTGCCGCTGTCATTATTCCTATCGAGAATAATATGAAGGATCCGTCTAAATACCACATCGCTTTATCTATTG GAATGTCGCTTATTATAACCTGTGTGTTTTGCGTCTCTTTCTTTGGATATGCCGGCTATTTGGACAAGTGTGAATCGCCAATCACGGTCAACTTTCCGCTGAACAC gCTAGGAAAAGCATTGAAAGCTTGTATAATGGTTATGATATATGTGACACATGCCCTCAATTATTGGGTACCATTTTCGACAGTATTCTATTACATGAAGAGGAAATTGGATCCTAACAAACATGTCATGTGGGAGTTTGTTTTTAGAGCTGTTTTCGTTGCACTTATAGGCTTGGTTGCTATAATATTTCCTACCATTACTGCCTTAATGGGTTTC CTCGGCGCATTCTGTTTGTCAAATCTTGCATTTATATATCCCAATGTGATTTATCTACTGGTGCATTGGGAGCGACCGGGACTTGGACCGTTCAGATGGAGGTTATGGGTATCCTGTATAATGATTTTAGTTGGGGTCTTCTTCTGTATATGTGGAAGCTTCGTTAGCGGAGTCCAGCTAATATCAATCGCCCTTAATCCTGGCAAAAGGTCTGATATATGA
- the LOC106708010 gene encoding proton-coupled amino acid transporter-like protein pathetic — protein sequence MEMNTNRVNQTPTQQDVHDLSPKPPPQPPPEENNTKFVLHSDKDPYDYISQRCTAKPTNTLESTGHLIKGCLGGGILGIHEAYMKCGLWSSLFITIVFGFYITYCVHILVKSAQTLYKRLHLPEMSYPDVAEASLEVGPFPRLRKYSKFFRYAVDAIICIDLFGACCVYQIIIAKTIQQLVESKDDVAWEDIDRLRLYVLALLLPILLLCMITTLKYLAPFTLLADVFIIACVIATVVYSLRVAPKISEVPAWKDALGFFEFCGIVVFSMEGIGVSLPIENNMKDPKQFPKVLCAGMSVVVSFLIIVGFFGYWGFGENSISPVTLNFPSAIFPTILKCLMAIMIFITFALNFWAPFNLVWFYLSKKHDPKRHWLWERVYRAVFIVAITSIAIAFPNIGNLMGLLGAFCLSNMGFIFPALIELLVIWEVPGLGRYKWRLWKNVFVIIVGILLFVAGTYSNLKGLISNI from the exons ATGGAAATGAACACCAATCGT gtaaatCAAACACCAACACAACAAGATGTCCACGATCTATCACCGAAGCCCCCGCCACAACCACCGCCggaagaaaataatacaaaattcgTTCTACATTCAGATAAAGATCCTTACGACTACATATCCCAAAGATGTACAGCTAAACCTACGaa TACCCTAGAATCAACAGGACATCTCATCAAGGGCTGTCTGGGCGGTGGGATACTGGGTATTCACGAGGCTTACATGAAATGCGGTCTCTGGTCTTCGCTTTTCATCACAATAGTCTTCGGCTTTTATATCACTTATTGCGTACAT ATCTTAGTCAAATCGGCGCAAACATTATACAAAAGACTTCATTTACCAGAAATGTCTTACCCAGACGTTGCAGAGGCGTCTTTAGAAGTCGGACCATTCCCtagattaagaaaatatagCAAATTTTTCAG GTACGCGGTAGACGCAATTATATGCATAGATTTATTCGGTGCATGTTGCGTATACCAGATAATAATAGCCAAAACAATACAACAACTGGTTGAAAGCAAAGACGACGTAGCCTGGGAGGATATAGATAGATTGAGGCTGTACGTACTGGCTCTCTTACTGCCGATACTACTGCTCTGTATGATAACCACGTTGAAATATCTGGCACCGTTCACACTACTCGCGGACGTTTTTAtta ttgCATGCGTGATAGCGACCGTAGTGTACAGCCTACGCGTTGCTCCTAAAATATCAGAGGTCCCAGCGTGGAAGGACGCCTTGGGTTTCTTCGAGTTTTGTGGCATTGTTGTATTTAGTATGGAAGGAATAGGAGTATCTCTGCCAATTGAGAACAATATGAAAGATCCTAAACAATTTCCTAAAGTACTTTGTGCTG GTATGAGTGTTGTTGtttcttttctaataattGTTGGATTTTTCGGTTATTGGGGATTCGGTGAAAATTCTATATCACCAGTGACTCTCAATTTTCCATCCGCAAT TTTTCCAACAATCCTCAAATGTCTAATGGCGATAATGATTTTCATAACATTCGCCCTTAACTTCTGGGCGCCTTTCAATCTCGTTTGGTTCTATTTGTCAAAGAAACATGATCCGAAGAGACATTGGCTTTGGGAAAGGGTGTACAGAGCTGTGTTTATTGTTGCCATCACATCTATCGCTATTGCCTTTCCTAATATTGGGAATTTGATGGGCTTG CTTGGAGCTTTCTGCCTGTCGAATATGGGTTTTATATTTCCAGCGCTAATAGAACTTCTCGTCATTTGGGAAGTTCCTGGCCTCGGAAGATACAAATGGCGTCTATGGaagaatgtttttgttataattgtaGGAATACTGTTATTTGTTGCTGGCACTTATTCTAACCTCAAAGGCCttatatcaaatatatga
- the LOC106707968 gene encoding proton-coupled amino acid transporter-like protein CG1139, with protein sequence MTVDDDTPDQTSLGSLNVELREYLDRANNFELYPGAETMEYDFIAERQNVHGTNLIESTAHLIKGCLGAGILGIHEGYSYGGLWTSLGANILIGFFVPYNMLLLIDAAQRMYIRLRVPRLSYPDLVEAVIATGPMRCLRPYRKVFRYSVDLFLFFGFCSTCCIFEIMIARTLKEVLETASGSFKNYNFPIAIYILIVFVPLFSLCMIRSLKHLAPFSLVADVFCGVCVLIAVYYSILYKTYEYRPAWKSIRGLFRFCGVCIYSLDGIGVALPIENYMTKPQYFHLVVQWGMSIVLVSVASVGFFGYWAWGDACRSPITIHMPKDRASLALQFLIAISLGVTFSVHLWVPFRTIWHYIGRRYKRHRGLWERLYKGIYVLIITGFSILFSDLTEWMSFVGNFFLGTVVFIFPAFIDSLVIWGEAHSAYMRIKILQNIMIMLIGLTLCCGAIYSYIE encoded by the exons ATGACTGTAGACGATGAC ACGCCTGACCAAACATCACTTGGCTCTTTAAACGTTGAACTCCGGGAATATTTGGATAGAGCGAACAATTTTGAACTGTACCCGGGCGCGGAGACGATGGAATATGATTTTATAGCTGAGAGGCAAAATGTTCACGGGActaa TTTAATAGAATCTACAGCGCATTTAATAAAAGGATGCCTTGGTGCGGGCATCCTAGGCATTCACGAAGGCTACAGTTATGGAGGTCTCTGGACTTCGCTCGGAGCTAACATATTGATCGGCTTCTTTGTTCCATATAACATGTTA ttattaaTTGACGCTGCACAAAGAATGTATATACGATTAAGAGTGCCAAGACTATCATATCCTGATCTCGTTGAAGCCGTTATTGCGACGGGTCCAATGCGATGTTTGAGACCTTATAGAAAAGTTTTTAG ATATTCCGTGgatttgtttcttttcttcGGATTTTGTAGTACATGTTGTATTTTCGAAATCATGATTGCTCGAACTTTAAAAGAg GTGTTAGAAACAGCCTCCGGTTCCTTCAAGAACTATAATTTTCCTAtagctatttatattttaattgtcttCGTACCGCTATTCTCTTTGTGCATGATAAGAAGCTTAAAACATCTGGCGCCATTTTCTCTCGTTGCTGATGTATTTTGTG GAGTTTGCGTCTTAATCGCTGTATACTACAGTATTCTATATAAAACGTACGAATATCGCCCAGCTTGGAAGAGTATTCGTGGATTGTTTCGTTTCTGTGGCGTTTGTATCTACAGCCTGGATGGTATCGGCGTTGCCTTACCCATTGAAAACTACATGACGAAGCCTCAGTACTTCCACCTTGTGGTGCAATGGG GTATGTCGATTGTACTTGTGTCCGTGGCTAGTGTTGGTTTTTTCGGCTATTGGGCGTGGGGAGATGCTTGTCGAAGCCCCATCACAATCCACATGCCCAAGGATCG TGCATCCCTAGCGCTCCAGTTTTTGATTGCCATTTCCCTGGGCGTTACATTCTCTGTACATTTGTGGGTGCCGTTTAGAACAATATGGCATTACATTGGCAGGAGATATAAAAG GCACAGAGGACTTTGGGAGAGATTGTACAAGGGAATCTACGTTTTAATCATCACAGgcttttctattttgttttctgaTTTAACAGAATGGATGAGCTTT gtcgGTAATTTCTTCCTAGGAACTGTGGTGTTTATATTCCCTGCCTTTATAGATAGTTTGGTAATATGGGGGGAGGCACACTCGGCATACATGAG aataaaaatattgcaaaatataatgattatGTTGATCGGGCTTACGTTATGTTGTGGAGCGATATATTCTTATATAGAATAA